The genome window TTTACTGCCCCTCTAGCATGtatgttgtaaataataatattgataaatataaataaataaatatatatatatatatacactgcaatgtctttttatcagaaatttctttgtttacagGAACAACACTTGGGAAGAACAACCAACATGGAGCCATTAGGATTGGGGTCACAccaaaaaacatatttctttacaaaaaaactgaactgaaaagGTAGCTAAACAAAATTGTCCTCCTTACTAGAAAATTAAGCTTATGAAATGTTATGGAAATTACATGAAATGCTGAAATCAAAGTTTACTTAAGGCCCTACGATGAAAGATGTAGCGTATCAAACCTTGAAAATGCCCACTATAGACTTCTTGAAAATGCCCACTATAGACTTCTGATTCTGCCTTGCAGTGCCGACCTCCAGCACATGAAACCCAACGCTTACTAAGAAAGTCAGAACCTCACCTTCAAGACACAACAGAAGGTTCGGACACCTCAGTTACTATCAACCAATCAACTAGGAGAGTTATCAGGATGTCTGAGCCTCTCCCAAAAGCACAAAGCGCTGCAGCACCTCCAGACACAAACACGGATTCTCCTAGCAACGTTCCAGTGGCATCTGGGCCTATCCAGACAGCAGCAAGTCTTGCAATGCCTCTGGAGGCAGACACTTCCGCTGATGACGATGTCGAAGATCTCATCCAACCCGCAGCAGCCACAATATTCAGGGACGCACCACCCGGATCCCTGCAGGAGGATGAAGTCGCCAGAGAAGATGAGAATGTGCTCAAGTATTTCGTCATGCTTCGACCTAAAGGACCCACAGCTACCATCCTGGCCAAAGTAAgttgttttatacttttatattccttgttTGCAAGCACAATGCTTTCCAATTGCTTGCCATCACCCATTTACACAGTCACTAGGTTGTATGGTGATAGTTTTAAATGCTGTGTGCTCAGGGCAACATAACTTGCACAGTTGGAAAATCTGCATAGTTCTGGGACTGCAAATCATAACGCTCTGTTATTTAAGAATGCTAGGATTAATGAAGTGTATTATGAATGAGTGTTTCAATACTACAATTCACAATTACAAAACAGGAATGCTTAAATTAGATCTAAACCATAGCAACCACAGTCAGTGTAAAATATATGAACGTTTGATAAGGATTCTTGTAAAgttagttcattttttatttcctccaggTGTGCACTACATTATACAGTGGGGGAGGCCGGAGTTTCAAAGATTACTGGAGTCATGTCCTAGGTTTCTCCAACacgcaatacaaaaaaatatttactttgaatGAAAGGAGTACGTTGGAGGCAGGGACCAGCTGGCAAACCTTCGACATTACATTTCTGTACAAACTGCTCCAGTGGGTGTGTGGTCTTGCGTCTCCTTCTGATAAGAAGTGGACGGAACCAACGCCAAGCGGAGCTGATGAGGAGCTTGAGCACATGTTGTACCGCATCAAATGCGAGAGAAATTTCCTGGCACACGAGGCCGTCACGTTGACCGACGAAGAACTTCAAGAGCGCTCGACGAAGCTGAAGACGTTGCTGGAGAACATACCGTGCAAGGTCGGCCAGCGGAAAACTCTCGACCTCTCGCAGGACGTGAAAACCGCCAGAATCAAAATAGACGAGATTCTCAACTCGACTTCGAAATATTCTCTGAAGTCTTATCAGCAGGAACTGGAAGACCTGCGCCAGAATATCGTAAACGAGCTGGTTGTCAACTCTCAGGCCGAGTTGTTTCCACACTACCTTGATTTGTGGTCGTCAGCTCTAGTCCAGTGGTTTCTGGTTCCAGCAGCGGAGGGAAACAATGGCCTTCGTGAGTCAGAAATCTTTACAAACGTAACTATCAAAGACACGAATGATTCTGTTGTGTCAGTGGATGACATTTTCTCCTATTGCATCGAGAACGGTGCTCCTCCGCGGGTCGTGATCATCGAAGGGATCGCGGGCATTGGGAAAAGTCACATCTGTAAATACATTCTCCATAAATGGGCCTCTGTTAAGGGAGAAGACATAAATTTGCCAGATGTTGAGATCATAATATTCATACAGTGCCACACAGTTAACTCAAAATCTCTGCGGGAATACTTAACGGAGGAGCTGCTGCCAAGCACTTGCAGCACTATTCGGCAGGAAGACGTGATACCGGCCCTTCAGAAGTGTTCCGTTCTCTTCGTCGTTGATGGCCTCGACGAGGCAGGCTCAAATGTGAGGGCTATCATCAGAGAACTGAACACTAAATTTTCTAAGAACAGAAAAATCATAACCTGCAGACCCCAATATACTGAGGAAGCCAAGACGCTAATGTCATCCAACAGCAAGGATACTTGTATTTTCTTTGCGAAAGGTTTCGATAGTAATCAGCGCAGGGAGTACCTGGGTAAACTGCTGGCAGCAGTCAAGGTGAATATAAGTGATTATGAAAGCACTCTCAATAGGCTGCATGAGAGAATCCAAGAACTAGAGTACCATCTTTATGATTTACTGCGCATGCCATTGACAATGATGATGCTGGTGTCGCTGTGGCTTGACGACAACACGGCCTTGTCTCAGACGACAACGGTGACACGCATTCACCAGGAAATCATAGAGATGAAAATCAAGCAGCTTGCCCTGAGGACTCAACGGAGGCTCGGAGAGTCGCGACACATCAGCCTGGTCGAACGCGCGTGTCAGAAGTGGCTCAAGGCCCTCAGTAAAGTGGCTTGGGAGACATTCCAACACAACACGCAGGTGCTGGATGAGAAACGTGCAGAGGAACTCGTGCAAGTAGCGGAAAACAACAACATAGACCCGATGGATGCCCTGTCCTGTTTCATGAAGTGCATCACATTGCAAAAGAAGTTTAGGACACAGTATGCATGGGAATTTTTCCACAAAAGTTTCCAGGAATACCTCAATGCTATGTACATAAGTCAAAATCAAGACATACAAGAAATGCCGTTGAATTATTGTAAAACAAAGTTCCACAAATGCAGGAAAATCTTTACCTTCCCTCACTTGGTCTAGAAGGATATGCAGAGGAAATACAAGATCGAATTCCAACTAGCATGTTGCCCTGGCTATCACCACTTTCTGCACACTATCCCAAATTCGAATATCAAGGAGGATGTCCTTACGATGAACCCAGGAAAGTCGATGAGCAAAACACATTACAGTTTTTGGCTGCAATGGAAACCTCAAAAGCTGACGTCAATCTCCAGTACTTGAGGAAAATCATCAGAGAGTATCGACAAGCTACATCCGTCACAGCATGGGTTCAGTGGGCTACATTTCTCAGAGAATGTCATGAGCACCCAACTGTTTGTGAGCTTCTTCGAGAAGTCTTTGAGTGTatagcaatcgagttttcctcTCCACATTCACACAATATTGAGGATCTTGAAGCGGTAGAGTACTTACTAAGGAAAACAAAGTTCCGTCCTCGTGAATGTAAACTACGGTTTATTCATGAAAAGTCACGGCCAGAGGGCTTAGGTCAAATGCTGTCCACCATGACGGAAGTCTCACCAACAACTCCTGTTAGTATAATGTGCAATTTTGCTCTTTCTGCAGACATGGAGCAATGTTTACGTCAGCTCGTAAAGACGGACACGATAATCCTAACGTTAAATGGAAAGCTGCAAGAGAAATACATGAGTGACTTAATTAGCCTGTTAAAATATTCCCAAGAGACACACGCAGCAATCCAGCTGACAGTAGTGATAGAAAGCACCGAAGATCTCAGAAACTTAGCGCACTGTTGCACAACATCACCTCTCCCTAGGAATGTGAAACTTGACTTGTGGGTCTACTGTGCCTCTGCAGAAATGCTGAGCCCTCTCAGCCAGGTGCTCAAGGCCTACGGGTGGCAAAAACCGCTGTCTGTCGGCTTTAACGATGCAGAGATGAGCGAACGGACTAAAGACATGCTGGAGTTATTGAGGGGTGCTCTGCACAAGAGTTCTGTCAAGCTGACCAGCATGGAACTGGTGGATGAACATTACCCCATGAACCTGAAAGGTTACCAGGAAATGCTGTGCATAGCACATGACACTCAGTATGGCGTCTTGTTCAATGTAGTGGCTGACGGTGATGACGTGTCTAAGATTTGGAAggcatcaagaagaagaagaagaaaatgaaaagaagaagatgaatttTACTCCCTGATGCCTTTAGTGGTTGacaatcactcacacacacacacacacacacacacacacacacacacacacacacactgggttCAACCCCTGGGCAAGACAGACCAATTTAAGTATGCACCATTAATGCACGTTCCACTGGGCTCCTTTTGACAAATAATGAATGATGTACCTGACAGTTAACTGGCTGTTATACAGATGAGAGCAATGTtgaaggatatacatatatataaattcagacatgcaaacttttcactggaacctaagtAATCGGCATActcgattttttcacagacacgacATTTGCGAAATCCTCGAGAAACCCTGAAGAAGAGTTTATGTGTACTTTTTGAAgtgatttataagttttcatgcttttgtgtgtaaattgtgtaagaaaagtgtattattttttatttttgcacatgcAGAAATATGATACAAAAGTAATTACCCATTCTCAAAGTTACTGCACTGTTGAAAGTTTTCATGCTTTGAAGTGTAAAAATCAGTATggaaaatttacattacagtccaatatttttaatgtgcatatgtctctctctctctctctctctctctctctctctctctctctctctctctctctctctctctcatttgtagttagtgctcacacatatttttacaacttattatttctctttacctGTACAATATGTAATTCTATATTGATCGAATTTCACCTGTACCCTCCCGGAGCATTACctacatgttttctttattttattgaattgtaccttcATCACTTTTGAAGCTGACccagtgacgcaaagaaaacatCTCTTACTTTACtgtgagtgaaaaagaaaatggcatcccatgaatttgGGGTAACATGAGTTTAAGTACATACCTACTGTAAATgaactagtgtggcaaatacagtaCCCATCACGATACTGTACTCTGTTTTTACGTCGACCATTTACTTCTTgcttaagggtaatgtattaagtgTCATAACTTAAGACTTTCGTGGGCTTAAGGTGGATTAAATACACACTTCGTGTAAAGTACTCACTTGTTTATTGTCCCTTCCCTATGGTACTGGTTTACATCTTAATATACTACACCTAGAGTTATTGCCATGATCTAGCTGCCCTTCTTGTttactcttctcttctttcttctcgacCGGGCCCGCCAGCGtcacaaaataggaaaaatagtaatgtctctctttatcaaggttataacatttctccttccaaaaaaaataacaaaaaaacagaaacatacataatgGACACAACAGCATATGGAAACAATAACACTGGACTATcaagagggaatttttttttttttttttctaagtgccTCAATATGGAGTTATAAATTCAATCGTAATGGGGGCCTAGACACGCGACCCGACCTGGTTACCTTTTGTGGAGTATTTTTAGGTATGCAAGGAGTACACAAATCAAGATCACTTGGGTTCGATGGTGACATGGCAATCTCAGTATGAGGACATTCACCATTCTGAGGAGAAACATTTTGGTCAGCAGGCACATTACTAGAGACTGCAGGTGGTGGTAAACTCTGACTTAAGACAGGCACattcttatcatcattaatgGCACCAGCACTATCAGCTGGGGAACAGGAATCTGTCTATGAAACATTTGGGAGATATGCCTCTTGCAAATCACATTGTCAGAACAGGCtaattttaccttgaaattttTTAGCATTGATTACTTCAGCCACACTACCCGGCAACCACTCAGCTCCGACgccaaaatttttaaagaaaattgcatcACCCACTAGAAATTTGGATTTAAATTGAGAGTTTTAGCCTTCTCAGGACTAGTTAGAGGGGGTCTCAAGTGATCAAGAGCAGATCTAAATGCCCTGCCAAACAACAATTCTGCTGGTGAGCGTCCAGTACTAGAATGTATCGTACATCTATAATGATACAACAGTCTACTTAATCTTAAACTAATATCACCTGATGAGAATTTGATGAACAATCTTTTGAAAACCTGAACAGCTCGTTCAGCCAGGCCATTTGACTGAGGGTGATAAGGGGCACTTAGTGTGTGACAGATTTTATTAGAACCCATGAATGATTTGAAATCTTTTGAGATAAAGCAGGGCCCATTGTCTGATACGAGCTCTTCAGGTAGACCAAATCTACAAAAGGTTTTCCGTAATAGTTCTACAGTTTTAGATGAGGTTAAGTGCTTGGAAGCATGGACATCCAGAAACTTAGATTTGGaatcaataataatgagaaaataaaaccccTCTAATGGGCCACACCAGTCGACATGGAGCCTCTGCCACACAGAATGGGTTGCTGGCCAACTAGATGGTTTAACACCTTTAGGACTACTATTTGCAAAGCACTCCGCACAAGATTTAGTGACTAGATCAAGGTCCATGTCAATATTAGGCCAAAACACCACAGTTCGCGCGAGTGACCTCATAGCACTAGTACCCGGATGACCATTATGGAGTTGCTTCATAACAACAGCTCGATGCACTTCTGGAATAACTAGTCTGTTACGATATAACAACAATTCATTGTGTACTGACAGTTCCTGCTGTATTTTCACATACGGTTCCACTTGCGGATTAACGCCTGTTAATTTCCTCGGAAACCCGAATCGTACAAAGTCCTTTACTTGAGATAAAATAGAATCTTTGAGTGTTGCTTCCTTAAGTACTTCCACAGAAAGTTCTTCAAATTCATTCACCATACTAATGAGTTTAACAATTTCATTTGGTACCTGAAATTTAACTGTGCTATCCTCAATAGGTAATCTTGATAAGCAATCTGCTATAGTATTCTTATTACCAGGAATATGTTCAATTGTGtaatcaaaagacaaaagaaggaCAGACCATCTTATCAACCTTGCATTTGCAATTTTAGTTATGGGTTTACTGGggttaaaaatatgaatcaggGGACGATGGTCAGTCCTCAGCACAAAATGTCTCCCAATCAAATATTTAGCAAACTTATTTAGAGCAAAAACAATAGCCAGTCCTTCACTGTCAATTTGAGCGTAATTCATTTCAGTGGGTGTCAACTTCCTACTTGCAAATGATATAGTTGACACAGAGTCATCAACATGTTGCTGGAGGAGGACAGCACCCACACCAACCGGTGACGCATCCACCTCCATTACTAATTTAGCAAGCATATCCAATTTATTAAGTGACACATGAGAAGCTACAGCTGTTTTTAAGGTGCCAAAGGCATTATTAGCTGCTTTGGACCATGTAAAATCAACACCCTTTTTAGTCAGATCATACAGAGGTGAGGCAATAGTAGCaaaattcttaatgaatgaatgataaaatgatataAGACCCAGAAATGACTTGAGCTGAGTGACAGTGTGAGGAATTGGAGCATCAACTATggctttaactttttcttcatccGGCTCATATCCCTCTCTAGAGAGCTTAAAACCTAAGTACTTGACAGAAGTTACCCTGAACACGGATTTCTGCACATTCAGTTGAATATTGGCATCACGCAAAGTCCTAAGAACATCTCTTACACGTTTATCATGTTCAGCTAGTGAGTCTCCACCTATAACAATATCATCAAGATATGGATAAACATAATCATAAGAAGCTAATAATTTGGAAATGAACTTCTGAAATATTGCAGGAGCAGAATGGATGCCAAACGGTAACCGTAAATATCTATATAGACCCAAATGTGTGTTAATTACCAGATATTTACGGTCTTCTGGAGCGACTTCCATTTGCAGATAAGCATTCTTGAGATCAAGTCTGGTATAAAACTTATGCCCAGACACATTGGAAATTAATTCTGACATATTAGGTAATGGGAATTTAGATTCatgaagaatttcatttattttacgaaaatcCCCACAAACCCTAAGGGATCCATTCTGCTTCCTGACAGTAACAATAGGTGAGGCCTACTCTGAAAATTCTACTCTTTCTATAATCTTATTATGTTCTAGCTCTTGCAGTGCACTCTCAACCTCACTGCGTAACGTCAGTGGCACCGTGCGGGCCTTCTGAAAAACAGGAACATGACCAACTTTAGGATACAATCGAGCTTGACAGTTCTTAATAGGTTTCAAACTATCTACATTATAGTCTTCCACAAAATCTTCTACATTTAACTGATGGACATTAATTATATTGCATTTATCTATTAAATTCCTACCAATCAAATTATTTGGAGAGTCTGACCCAACAACTATGAATTCAATGTCtgaatgattttgttgtttgtacTGAAAATTTGAAACTTTGACCTTCCCAAATACTTTAATTGGCACTTGGTTATAACCCTGCAATTTAGTTCTACAGTTCAGTAGTGTACAATTTAACTTCTCAAAATCATCATACTTCAATGTAGAAATAGCTGAACCGGTGTCAATCTCAAATAAAAATGGCTTATGATTCAATTGACAACTAACAACATAAGGTTGAACAGAACttttgtttaatatacaatttaaatcAAGTGACTCTTCATCATTGGATTCCTCTTCTTGGATTATAACTTCATGAGTTTTGTCATTTGCGGCACTCTTGCCTCTTTCTTTGCTGGTGACGATGCTTGGCCACTGAACACCCTGTCATTGGAGTTGCTCTTCACTTTGCGCTTGCACACTGATGCTACATGGCCAGGCTTGCCACACTCGAACAAGTAGCATTTCTCAGACGACAGTCCCGTTCGAATGGTTCATCCGGCCACAGACCttacattttttcccttcttaGCCTATTAACACTTTGAACCTCCTGCTCCTGATATGCTGCTTCTAGATTGGATAAGGTGGCCAATAAATCCCCTACTGTATTAGTGTGGTAATCAAAATCTGATAACTTGGCGGTGAAATATGGTTCACTACGAGCAGCAAGGAACagtttgtatttaagaaattcttccttGTTTCCAAAGTCACAAAGTTCAGCTAACTTATTCAAATCcttgaagaataaattatatgtttcttcttttaatttatttctgtcttgaaattcagCCAAATGTTTGACAATTGTCTTCTTAGGCTTATACAGTAGCTTCAGGTTAGTTTTCACTTCGCCAGGGAGAGGGCTAACGCCGACCCAGGAGCAATCAAAGCAacaatatcatcaaaatattgaGTTGGAATGTGAGTTAAGATCAAGCTTACTTGACGAGATTCATTCGTGATCTCTTGAGCTCGGAAAGCAAAGGTCATTAATTCCAACCAGTTATCTAAGGACTGTGACTCTGGCACAAACTTCGGGAAACGGTCTGCCATATTCATAGGCTACCCTTAGGCTAAGCAGGCAATTACTAAAAGTAAACACTTGAAATCAACCGGGCAATTAACATTAGGAATGCCAATGTTCAGTTAAACATTAGGCTAAGCCTTACTGCAGATTTCCTCAATCAACAACACTGATTTTCAGTAAACTTAGGCTGCCTCTGTATAGGTAGTAGTAAAGGAAGGCATTTCATCCACGGATCCCATCCTCGTCGCCATTGTCATAACTTAAGACTTTCGTGGGCTTAAGGTGGATTAAATACACACTTCGTGTAAAGTACTCACTTGTTTATTGTCCCTTCCCTATGGTACAGGTTTACATCTTAATATACTACACCTAGAGTTATTGCCATAATCTAGCTGCCCTTCTTGTttactcttctcttctttcttctcgacCGGGCCCGCCAGCGtcacaaaataggaaaaatagtaaTGTCTCTCTTTATCAAGGTTATAACATTAAGCTACCTTTTGAATGAAATGACAGTAACTTTAACTTCATTTACAGTTAGCTTTATACTTTGGGAGCCTGATTAGGGTCATGTTTAGTGTTTGAACTCtagaaataagaatttattagCAATTTTGGTGACCGTGCCAAACTTGCCCGAATCCCCGCCTTGCGCGAGGctttctggaacctaaccttgcctaagtgcgaggtattactgtatatatatatatatactgtggttttcataatacagtaatctccccgtgtgtatgtgtgtattgtcgtATACTGTGTGATCTTATGTTCAGATGCGCGTATGCTGTAAAAGGGCTAGCGTAAAGTTAcggtgattaaacgctgtatggtttgagaggacgacgtataCGTCGGGCTGAGAGAGACTGAGGTCGTTGTTCATTGTATAGAGACGCGTTTGTTAGTCCAGttttcaaaactgcttaagtaatgcattcctatcaccttctcaGATGACTCCATTAGCGTTCAAAGGCGTTATGGGCAGCGATCAAAAAAACTgtggggtggaagattccattacaaaagttgcctaatgtcgttcaggaatgttattagaagcgatgttttccattcttattatactaactagagattctcttgttccgaaactatgtaatgataaatataagtgttaactgcaattccactttgtctctaattatcattttaaagggttttaaaataaaaacatcgtctgggacctgttctttccacccatagactgtgccctctgcatctaaaaggggcccacactcagagaccaaaaagcgttgtggaaaggagctgcgtttttccgctccgcgtctctctctctctctctctctctctctcgctcgctcgctcgctctcgggattacgaatgtcccgttttaacgtaattgatatgtagatagacgatggtcactcatattctttaactgtttaattccttagtaaatgtgtctgagttatctgaacagtgtattttattaagtgtgtgtgtaacggcgcctggttaaagacatgaagcatttggtaccaaggtattgtaatatagtttttgggtttcagtgcactgaaaataatatctgcagtggttatatgtaaagataccttttcacttttttaatattttttcgtgttatatgttttatgctttatcttttgaagaatttttcttttatacatatatgtgatgagtttgctattgccttaatttttgctttacatttttttatatttaatcttttgcagagtatatttctgtgtcttttgtatccacatttttacatgattgatttatttgcattattttgtttaatacgtgggaattaatttacttacagtatatttcctttcaatcaagttttgttatttaacaatttaaatctttcttgaataatttttatgaattaataaattaatttctgatttaattttgactgatgattaattcagatttaatccaatttttcaaataataataatttcctgagactgttaaatgtcatgtataatctttgaatttagaaataaatttttgtatttaaaatattatgtcagagtttcattcattgacccaccagtaattttgatttgaattagagatagagtggtaagtgagatgttttccttcaagtaattgaagtgagctcgaaccagggaaatgaaataaatggaaatatttgaacttttataatgttaatggagtgatgcccttagattttacctcacacctgtttaacgaacttaatctgctttctttcatgattgataagttttacaagggatcactgttgcctttagagaaatcagttgtcttttatgtgtgatgagggttcaggtgtctggcttttgtgaggtaactataattgttgaataaatggtaagtttggtaatcaaatatcaaacacttagataccaggtttgatttaaagaacagacactggacactccggggtcaccatatataaatggtgcactagactggaccatttccccatatataaaatggtgccttagactccgggacaaccacttagatatcaggtttgatttgaagaacagacactggacacttctgtcaatatatatatatatatatatatatatatatatatatatatatatatatatatatatatatatatatatatatatatatatatatatatatatatatatatatagacacagtaTAACTTTTTGTTACTAAGTCTAGTGAGAACACCACAAACTGTGTATGAATGTCCACGAGTAAATTTTCTTCCGTTCTgttaaaaagtttataataatgtCTGTAAAAAGTATTCTTCAATAAAGCTGTTTGTAAACCGTTGTGTATGTCTCACAACTTATccaattgtttatttatacacacacatacacacacacacacatacattatatatatatatatatatatatatatatatatatatatatatatatatatatatatatatatatatttatttatttatttatatatataagccatagCATAATATGCTCTGACAAAGTAAccaactagtctctctctctctctctctctctctctctctctctctctctctctctctctctctctctcacacaacacacacaagtATAAGTATGAATTATAAACCAGAAACTGACAGAATAATATCATATCTATTCAAACTAAATATAAagcatccattattattattattattattattattattattattattattattattattattattattattattattattattattattattattatttattactgctTAAAACGTCACCCTTTCTCAAAACTAACAGTACAAAGGTGTCACTGTTTCGGGAAGAGAAAGGAGCAAAGTGGACCTCGTTGGTTGCCAGTGCGGTTCCTATCGATTGTCTCTGGTGTTCCGAACTCCCAACAGATGGCGTGGG of Macrobrachium rosenbergii isolate ZJJX-2024 chromosome 34, ASM4041242v1, whole genome shotgun sequence contains these proteins:
- the LOC136856188 gene encoding uncharacterized protein → MSEPLPKAQSAAAPPDTNTDSPSNVPVASGPIQTAASLAMPLEADTSADDDVEDLIQPAAATIFRDAPPGSLQEDEVAREDENVLKYFVMLRPKGPTATILAKVCTTLYSGGGRSFKDYWSHVLGFSNTQYKKIFTLNERSTLEAGTSWQTFDITFLYKLLQWVCGLASPSDKKWTEPTPSGADEELEHMLYRIKCERNFLAHEAVTLTDEELQERSTKLKTLLENIPCKVGQRKTLDLSQDVKTARIKIDEILNSTSKYSLKSYQQELEDLRQNIVNELVVNSQAELFPHYLDLWSSALVQWFLVPAAEGNNGLRESEIFTNVTIKDTNDSVVSVDDIFSYCIENGAPPRVVIIEGIAGIGKSHICKYILHKWASVKGEDINLPDVEIIIFIQCHTVNSKSLREYLTEELLPSTCSTIRQEDVIPALQKCSVLFVVDGLDEAGSNVRAIIRELNTKFSKNRKIITCRPQYTEEAKTLMSSNSKDTCIFFAKGFDSNQRREYLGKLLAAVKVNISDYESTLNRLHERIQELEYHLYDLLRMPLTMMMLVSLWLDDNTALSQTTTVTRIHQEIIEMKIKQLALRTQRRLGESRHISLVERACQKWLKALSKVAWETFQHNTQVLDEKRAEELVQVAENNNIDPMDALSCFMKCITLQKKFRTQYAWEFFHKSFQEYLNAMYISQNQDIQEMPLNYCKTKFHKCRKIFTFPHLV